The Acetivibrio saccincola genome window below encodes:
- the erm gene encoding 23S ribosomal RNA methyltransferase Erm codes for MPQNRKKGTTPPIWVSQNFLTSYKIINRIIRRTTLNKKDHVIEIGPGKGHITGFLIKRCRKVSAIEIDGRLYNKLTAKFKDVKNIRIYHQDFLKWKLPNYEDYKVFSNIPFCFTTDIMRKLTECKNAPSEAWLTMEKGAAKRFMGEPSESLRSLLIKPKFDLDIAYYFSREDFHPKPSVDAVLLHLKKKSQPDIPANQWFAYEQFVSKALKYGFRSLFTSKQLSRAFRQAGVQNKNITPTEILYVQWLCLFRCYWEHVLGRK; via the coding sequence ATGCCCCAAAATAGAAAAAAAGGGACAACTCCGCCCATTTGGGTATCTCAAAACTTTTTAACAAGTTACAAAATTATCAACAGAATTATTCGCAGAACAACCCTTAACAAAAAAGATCATGTTATTGAAATTGGTCCGGGAAAGGGTCATATAACAGGTTTCTTGATAAAAAGATGCCGGAAAGTTTCGGCAATTGAAATTGACGGCCGTTTATATAATAAATTGACAGCAAAATTCAAGGACGTCAAAAATATCCGTATATATCATCAGGACTTTTTGAAATGGAAACTTCCTAATTATGAAGATTATAAAGTTTTTTCAAATATCCCTTTTTGCTTCACTACGGATATTATGCGAAAATTGACGGAATGCAAAAACGCACCTTCTGAAGCATGGCTTACCATGGAAAAAGGCGCAGCCAAACGTTTTATGGGTGAGCCTTCAGAATCATTGCGTTCTCTGCTTATAAAGCCCAAGTTCGATTTAGATATTGCTTACTATTTCAGCAGGGAGGATTTCCATCCCAAACCAAGCGTTGATGCAGTACTTCTTCACCTTAAGAAAAAGAGCCAACCGGACATACCCGCAAACCAGTGGTTTGCCTATGAACAATTTGTTTCAAAGGCACTAAAATATGGATTCCGCAGTCTTTTTACAAGCAAGCAGTTATCTAGGGCATTCCGTCAGGCTGGTGTGCAAAATAAAAATATTACTCCTACAGAGATTCTTTATGTT
- a CDS encoding glycosyl hydrolase family 18 protein: protein MRDFLKGKRCMVWSFMGNARMYEALRDYGDRLDTVGIFTFEVDATGTITETGTSISSMLPYIQKWSHIKWLLTIMNHGIANIFTALRNNENGAKDKFLTEIIRIMNKHPWCAGVDIDLERGGGYENKDAANALFRDIYNTVKSYDATKLVNICLPGMTGVQGSVGGENWCVYADLNNYCDTAAIMSYGMAWAGSAPGPVSPRDWLESIYDYAVSVMSPDKIFMGLPAYGWNWRIHDTPENLGITYRGVSNTYYAAKYRMTGVYNFTGDAPPQPFIPIVTYWDDYNKVPWALPHVYDYMEGWDAVSWEYPLLKGVYNRRRYLTSYGKEQKAEFGTIYIDRNGVPDEYEGNVIITDEMASLGDDQASAEYRFEIREAGYYDIAVQLCFPYWDKNAIIVSLDGESKTFSENRLWWPYWRRVCWLTLAKGVFLQEGTHAVSISGGVPGVQFYGFRVCSGFSEYPFAGEASFMLSPRRFKDVNGVMVEPDRGFKLTFEMLRRKPDSALIWYEDFRDRNILPENYWTVLDGEWDVWQDPDSTESRPYSQLEGYGKLAWKYDGFSDIHIRARLAFPQNSSGRAGVFLGDIFCCLNYDTQRVELYQGNSLLGSYSTSFSKTADADLRANPNMYTIEMRKRGNKVRVYSGAASTLRFTVNVIGGSGYAGYCSDNRTVCELLRLGDAWVYEPYERFDVELPDGTITSFGRLARTGVTWDDEFQVFSVNSDVEESITRSEDISMDYDFFHSQLLVLSCGNDYEVKIIPKDINIWISRLFLGDADGFSILYYQDVDSLVYWANEAAYRWKLRGIAIWSLGQEDMRLWEALPKQI, encoded by the coding sequence GTGAGGGATTTCTTAAAAGGCAAACGGTGCATGGTGTGGAGTTTTATGGGAAATGCCCGAATGTATGAAGCACTTAGAGACTATGGTGACCGCCTTGATACGGTAGGCATTTTTACTTTTGAGGTTGACGCAACAGGCACAATTACTGAAACCGGTACCAGCATCAGCAGCATGCTTCCGTATATTCAGAAATGGTCTCATATTAAGTGGCTGCTCACTATTATGAATCATGGAATAGCCAATATTTTTACTGCACTTCGCAACAACGAAAACGGTGCAAAAGATAAGTTTCTCACTGAAATCATCCGAATAATGAACAAGCATCCATGGTGCGCTGGGGTAGATATTGACCTGGAGCGCGGTGGCGGTTATGAAAACAAGGATGCGGCGAATGCACTATTTAGGGATATATACAATACAGTTAAGTCTTATGATGCAACAAAGCTTGTCAACATCTGCCTGCCGGGTATGACCGGTGTTCAAGGCTCGGTGGGAGGCGAAAACTGGTGTGTGTATGCCGATCTTAACAACTATTGCGATACCGCCGCCATCATGAGCTACGGCATGGCATGGGCGGGTTCTGCTCCCGGTCCGGTATCTCCCCGTGACTGGCTTGAGAGCATATATGATTATGCTGTTTCCGTTATGTCGCCGGACAAGATATTCATGGGTCTGCCTGCTTATGGCTGGAACTGGAGGATCCATGATACGCCTGAAAACCTCGGAATAACCTATCGAGGAGTGTCTAATACATACTATGCGGCTAAATACAGGATGACTGGGGTTTACAATTTCACAGGTGATGCACCGCCCCAGCCGTTTATTCCAATTGTGACTTACTGGGATGACTATAACAAAGTACCTTGGGCTCTTCCTCATGTATATGATTATATGGAAGGATGGGATGCTGTATCCTGGGAATATCCGCTGCTAAAAGGGGTTTATAACAGGCGAAGATATTTGACAAGCTATGGCAAGGAGCAGAAAGCGGAGTTCGGAACCATTTATATTGACAGGAACGGAGTTCCGGATGAATACGAAGGAAATGTCATTATTACTGATGAGATGGCCTCACTTGGAGATGACCAGGCGTCAGCAGAGTACCGTTTTGAGATAAGAGAAGCGGGATATTACGATATTGCAGTACAGCTTTGCTTTCCTTACTGGGACAAAAATGCGATTATCGTTTCCCTTGATGGTGAATCAAAGACTTTCAGCGAGAACCGTTTATGGTGGCCATACTGGAGAAGAGTTTGCTGGTTGACACTTGCAAAAGGTGTATTTCTCCAAGAGGGAACGCATGCTGTCAGCATAAGCGGTGGTGTGCCGGGAGTCCAGTTTTACGGTTTTAGGGTTTGCAGTGGATTTTCGGAGTATCCCTTTGCCGGTGAAGCCAGCTTTATGCTCTCTCCCCGGCGGTTCAAGGATGTAAATGGTGTGATGGTTGAGCCGGATCGAGGGTTTAAACTGACCTTTGAAATGTTGCGAAGAAAACCCGACTCGGCGCTTATTTGGTATGAGGATTTTCGAGACAGGAACATCCTGCCTGAAAACTACTGGACTGTGCTGGATGGCGAATGGGATGTTTGGCAAGACCCAGACAGCACAGAAAGTCGCCCATATTCCCAGCTTGAGGGATATGGCAAACTTGCATGGAAATACGACGGGTTTTCCGATATTCATATCCGGGCAAGGCTGGCTTTCCCTCAAAATAGCAGTGGACGGGCTGGGGTGTTCCTTGGAGATATTTTCTGCTGCTTAAATTATGACACGCAAAGAGTCGAGCTTTATCAAGGTAATTCCTTGCTTGGTAGCTATTCCACCAGTTTCTCAAAAACTGCAGATGCCGATCTTCGTGCTAATCCGAATATGTATACTATAGAAATGCGAAAACGCGGCAATAAGGTAAGAGTATATTCAGGTGCAGCTTCAACCCTGCGCTTCACAGTGAATGTAATCGGTGGTAGTGGTTATGCAGGGTACTGCTCGGACAACCGGACGGTATGCGAGCTGCTGCGGCTGGGCGATGCATGGGTATATGAACCATACGAGCGTTTTGATGTGGAACTCCCGGATGGAACTATAACCAGCTTTGGCAGGCTTGCTCGCACTGGTGTCACGTGGGATGATGAATTTCAGGTGTTTTCAGTAAATAGCGATGTGGAGGAATCGATAACTCGCAGTGAGGACATTTCGATGGACTATGACTTCTTCCACTCACAACTTTTGGTTCTTTCTTGCGGTAATGACTATGAAGTAAAGATTATACCGAAAGACATCAATATCTGGATATCCCGTCTCTTCCTCGGAGATGCAGATGGTTTTTCTATTCTGTATTATCAGGATGTGGACAGCCTTGTTTACTGGGCAAACGAAGCGGCTTATCGATGGAAACTGCGAGGTATAGCCATCTGGTCGCTTGGGCAGGAGGATATGCGGCTGTGGGAGGCGCTTCCGAAGCAAATATAG